The following proteins are encoded in a genomic region of Sorangiineae bacterium MSr12523:
- a CDS encoding PAAR domain-containing protein, which produces MSLSDTAMAGLAQDVQNAVAPFKAAAEGGAAPAGGQGGVGGGGAGGAGGAGGGPGGSSGSGDEPPPRPQNASRRCQEVAGGVMGLLSLPIEMANTGVAMATAGVASLFPHLPAATMGSMYVAPPHGHMHPPSFTPPATPSPIPLPSFGVVCLGCSPKVLVNYLPAARAGDIGFALTCVGLMPMFEIKTGSSQVFFGGMRAARMLDFAQACFPSEGGPVRAALKGMLSVGTAVGVLGIAADIADAAEEPDPEMAKADAIAAAIDAAAMAIDAAAMAISASMGSDMAVPPSRGVVLTGMPNVLVGGFPMPNIPDPMQKLLKKLKGKFKKKKPEEGGGPEMPGGCRCKAG; this is translated from the coding sequence ATGAGCCTTTCTGACACGGCGATGGCGGGGCTCGCGCAAGATGTGCAGAATGCCGTTGCTCCATTCAAGGCCGCCGCAGAAGGAGGTGCTGCGCCGGCCGGCGGTCAAGGCGGCGTGGGCGGCGGAGGCGCCGGCGGTGCAGGTGGAGCGGGGGGTGGCCCGGGGGGAAGCAGTGGTTCAGGGGACGAGCCGCCGCCGCGGCCTCAGAACGCGAGCCGAAGGTGCCAAGAGGTGGCCGGCGGAGTCATGGGACTTTTGAGCCTCCCAATCGAGATGGCCAACACGGGCGTGGCCATGGCGACTGCGGGCGTCGCGTCGCTTTTCCCGCATTTGCCCGCGGCGACCATGGGCTCGATGTACGTTGCGCCACCCCACGGGCACATGCACCCGCCGAGCTTCACGCCGCCCGCGACGCCGTCCCCGATTCCGCTCCCCAGTTTCGGCGTGGTCTGCCTTGGGTGCTCCCCGAAAGTGCTCGTGAATTACCTACCGGCAGCTCGCGCGGGCGACATTGGGTTTGCGCTCACGTGTGTCGGGCTCATGCCGATGTTCGAGATCAAAACCGGATCCTCCCAGGTGTTCTTCGGCGGCATGCGCGCCGCGCGCATGTTGGATTTCGCCCAGGCGTGCTTTCCGAGCGAGGGCGGCCCCGTCCGCGCCGCGCTCAAGGGGATGCTCAGCGTCGGTACAGCGGTCGGTGTCCTTGGCATCGCCGCAGATATTGCAGACGCCGCGGAGGAGCCCGATCCCGAGATGGCCAAGGCCGACGCCATCGCTGCGGCAATCGACGCCGCAGCGATGGCAATCGACGCGGCAGCAATGGCGATAAGCGCTTCGATGGGCTCCGACATGGCCGTCCCCCCGAGCCGCGGGGTGGTGCTCACGGGAATGCCGAATGTGCTCGTTGGCGGGTTCCCAATGCCCAATATCCCCGATCCCATGCAAAAACTCTTGAAGAAGCTCAAAGGCAAATTCAAAAAGAAGAAGCCCGAAGAGGGGGGCGGCCCGGAAATGCCCGGCGGGTGCCGGTGCAAGGCGGGGTGA
- a CDS encoding DUF6531 domain-containing protein, translating into MMHCHGFADREDGIRFVGDPVDVISGALLETTYDFRLEAPFAFEFLRHYNSDKCGENRGLGWGHRHDLDAELRFTYDNRVGYTGADGTHVSFPLLYADGTRTARLGYQLERVRSNWYRVHLPDDRVLEFDLWRSDLPARLVAISHPAGRVQLYYDRQSGLLTSLVDALGRTVRVDWVPISDPFGGPPRSQISTFTLESSPPGGAAEILLTYHYSSNGHLIGGTDRYGNSFAFDYDANGRMSKLSDRRGYTFHYSYDSRGRCVYSGAEDGVEAVHLEYLDGATIVTLADGGRWLYEHHDNYLARVVDPYGGEHVRELDDDGHLVAEVDAAGRRFTIERDATGKAIGRRDSVGRLWPMGEAPHEPEHYVAQNPREWEFGLLLPTEHGLPIRRDLEADFLPEHIVDALTPRRTGDINVDAAERWKETTVSDVQGLRLRVERLDGRRRSWSYDSSANRTRFTDFDGATWRWTFASWNSVRKIENPLGAVTELTESPRLKPASVVDASGLLTEYGYDLKNRLTSVKRDGAVRETYVRDATDELSEKLDGRGRWLLRFERGDEGRRVTLDMASGERHQLIYDAARRLESGVIETPDGRTHSYAFQYAWGHATRDVRNELGVERTFDNADLAEVRVLGLFATRYRRTFRNTLEIKDPTGAVQRLQVCRGGVVSRRMSNGRTEVTQYHPEGYCVAKIAYTGQGQRWSRHYERSGEGDLLATHDSSRGTHRYSYDTAHRLTGEVLPNGTAYSFLYTPGNTLIEAPGLRGATSSHQRVYDANGSRLEYDERQRVSLRRTPWGTFQFTYDSRDQLLAIHGPGFQWNARYDVLGRRIETTFNGKTTTFYWDGDRLAAEIRPDGQLRMYVYADHLALVPLMFVDYASIHADPKSGKRYFVFATHLGAPELIEDDAGNVVWRARYEAYGTAHVEMGADFHQPIRWPGHYFDEATRLHYVRFRYYSPELGQFLQSDPQGVQGGWNLHAYGQGNPLKYVDVRGFNDCPEREGPNKKKKGNADEEGAHAPPAPDGHAAKPPAKKALKDMSHEELRAHCEERAKALKKAFAAANPEAEEKTTLSVGIVEKNGDPSTRKVVVTTSADNQKLPRPVVKAMEPGEEPRQAPPHIARSPRRDNPNYDENGPKNRVTNPKRTTEPQIVDSDGSRESYTKANRGEPVEGTQHHAEQRMENGAAENGENLLAQQPTKPCCPGCTTVLGEGGNLSKVPNPTLAGW; encoded by the coding sequence ATGATGCACTGCCATGGGTTTGCAGATCGCGAAGATGGCATTCGTTTTGTCGGCGATCCGGTCGACGTCATCAGCGGCGCGCTCCTCGAGACCACGTACGATTTTCGGCTCGAGGCGCCGTTCGCCTTCGAGTTCCTGCGTCACTACAACAGCGACAAGTGCGGGGAGAACCGCGGCCTCGGCTGGGGCCACCGGCACGACCTCGATGCCGAGTTGCGTTTCACCTATGACAATCGGGTCGGCTATACGGGCGCCGACGGAACGCACGTATCTTTTCCTCTTCTCTACGCAGACGGCACCCGCACGGCCCGCCTGGGGTATCAGCTCGAACGCGTACGATCAAACTGGTATCGCGTTCACTTGCCTGACGATCGCGTCCTCGAGTTCGACCTATGGCGCTCCGACCTGCCAGCGCGCTTGGTGGCCATCTCGCATCCTGCGGGGCGGGTCCAGCTCTATTACGATCGGCAAAGTGGCCTGCTGACATCCCTCGTCGACGCACTCGGACGGACCGTGCGCGTGGACTGGGTTCCGATTTCAGATCCGTTCGGCGGACCCCCGCGGTCTCAGATATCTACCTTCACGCTCGAGTCATCCCCGCCCGGCGGCGCGGCGGAGATCCTCCTCACGTACCATTACTCCAGCAATGGGCACTTGATCGGGGGCACGGACCGATACGGCAACTCGTTCGCTTTCGACTACGACGCGAACGGGCGGATGTCGAAGCTTTCCGATCGCCGTGGCTACACGTTCCATTACTCATACGACAGCCGCGGACGCTGCGTGTACTCCGGCGCGGAAGACGGCGTGGAGGCCGTGCATCTGGAGTACCTCGATGGCGCCACCATCGTGACGCTCGCGGATGGCGGGCGGTGGCTTTATGAGCACCACGATAACTACTTGGCGCGTGTCGTGGACCCCTACGGGGGCGAGCATGTGCGCGAACTCGACGACGACGGGCACCTCGTCGCAGAGGTGGACGCCGCGGGGCGGCGCTTCACCATCGAGCGTGATGCTACCGGCAAAGCCATCGGGCGCCGCGACTCCGTGGGGCGCCTCTGGCCGATGGGAGAGGCGCCCCATGAGCCCGAGCATTACGTCGCGCAAAACCCGCGGGAATGGGAGTTTGGTCTGCTCCTCCCCACCGAGCATGGGCTTCCCATACGCCGCGATCTAGAGGCGGATTTTCTCCCGGAGCACATCGTCGACGCACTAACGCCACGCCGGACGGGAGACATCAATGTAGACGCCGCGGAGCGGTGGAAAGAGACCACCGTTAGCGATGTTCAGGGGCTTCGCCTCCGTGTCGAACGCCTCGATGGTCGTCGCCGGTCCTGGTCATATGACAGCTCGGCGAACCGAACACGGTTCACCGATTTTGACGGTGCAACGTGGCGCTGGACGTTCGCCTCTTGGAATAGCGTACGCAAGATCGAGAATCCGCTTGGCGCGGTTACCGAATTGACGGAATCGCCGCGGCTGAAGCCGGCCAGCGTGGTCGATGCGAGCGGGCTGCTGACCGAATATGGGTACGACCTGAAGAATCGCCTCACGAGCGTCAAACGCGACGGCGCAGTGCGCGAGACCTACGTGCGCGACGCGACCGACGAACTCTCGGAAAAGTTGGATGGTCGCGGTCGCTGGCTGCTTCGATTCGAACGAGGGGATGAAGGCCGCCGGGTCACACTGGACATGGCCAGCGGCGAGCGGCATCAACTCATCTACGATGCCGCGCGCAGGCTCGAATCTGGGGTCATCGAGACGCCGGATGGCCGGACTCATTCCTACGCATTCCAATACGCCTGGGGCCACGCAACGCGCGACGTACGCAACGAGCTCGGGGTCGAGCGCACATTCGACAACGCCGACCTCGCGGAGGTGCGCGTTCTCGGCTTGTTTGCCACGCGCTACCGCAGAACGTTTCGAAACACATTGGAGATCAAGGACCCGACAGGAGCCGTTCAACGGCTGCAGGTCTGCCGCGGCGGAGTGGTCTCGCGCAGGATGTCCAACGGCCGGACCGAAGTCACGCAATACCACCCCGAAGGCTATTGCGTGGCGAAGATCGCCTACACGGGCCAGGGGCAGCGCTGGTCCAGGCATTACGAGCGATCCGGCGAGGGAGACCTGCTCGCAACTCACGACAGCTCCCGGGGTACCCACCGCTATTCGTACGATACGGCTCACCGCCTGACCGGCGAGGTGCTTCCCAACGGCACCGCGTATTCATTCCTCTACACGCCGGGAAACACCCTCATCGAGGCACCTGGCCTCCGCGGCGCGACATCAAGCCATCAGCGCGTCTACGATGCGAACGGCAGCCGGCTCGAGTACGACGAGCGCCAGCGCGTTTCGCTGCGCCGCACACCTTGGGGCACGTTTCAATTTACCTACGATTCGCGCGATCAGCTCCTGGCCATCCACGGCCCAGGCTTCCAATGGAACGCGCGCTACGACGTTCTCGGCCGACGAATTGAGACCACGTTCAACGGGAAGACGACGACCTTCTACTGGGACGGTGACCGCCTTGCTGCGGAGATTCGGCCGGACGGGCAATTGCGCATGTACGTCTACGCGGATCACCTCGCGCTCGTGCCCCTGATGTTCGTCGACTACGCGAGCATCCACGCTGATCCAAAAAGCGGCAAACGCTATTTCGTATTTGCCACCCATCTGGGCGCGCCCGAGCTCATCGAGGACGACGCTGGGAATGTCGTCTGGCGCGCGCGATACGAGGCTTATGGGACCGCCCACGTCGAAATGGGAGCAGATTTTCATCAGCCGATCAGGTGGCCGGGCCATTACTTCGATGAGGCCACGCGGCTTCACTACGTTCGCTTTCGCTATTACAGCCCGGAGCTGGGGCAATTTCTACAATCGGATCCGCAGGGGGTTCAGGGGGGATGGAACCTCCACGCGTACGGCCAGGGCAATCCGCTGAAGTACGTCGACGTTCGGGGGTTCAACGACTGCCCCGAACGCGAGGGCCCGAACAAGAAGAAGAAAGGGAACGCGGACGAGGAAGGGGCACACGCGCCTCCGGCGCCCGACGGGCACGCGGCAAAGCCGCCGGCGAAGAAGGCTCTGAAGGATATGAGCCATGAGGAGCTTCGGGCTCATTGCGAAGAGCGGGCAAAAGCCCTAAAGAAAGCGTTTGCGGCGGCAAACCCAGAGGCCGAAGAGAAGACCACGCTCTCGGTGGGGATCGTGGAGAAAAACGGCGATCCTTCCACACGCAAGGTGGTGGTCACGACGAGCGCGGACAACCAGAAACTCCCGAGACCGGTCGTGAAGGCCATGGAACCCGGCGAGGAGCCACGCCAAGCACCGCCGCACATTGCGCGCAGCCCTCGCCGAGACAACCCGAATTACGACGAGAACGGACCGAAAAATCGGGTGACCAACCCGAAGAGGACAACGGAGCCGCAGATCGTCGATTCCGACGGGAGTAGGGAGTCCTATACTAAGGCGAATCGCGGCGAACCGGTCGAGGGTACCCAACATCACGCAGAGCAGAGAATGGAAAATGGGGCAGCAGAAAACGGCGAAAACCTCTTGGCACAACAACCCACCAAGCCATGCTGCCCGGGGTGCACAACCGTGCTGGGTGAAGGCGGCAATCTCTCGAAGGTTCCGAATCCCACACTTGCTGGATGGTAG
- the istA gene encoding IS21 family transposase — translation MMDVKEMLRRRAAKQSAREIARETGIDRKTVARYFAAAATLPLPTDREATDDEIHEVAQRVQARPVVDASTQWKRVEAHRIRIEYWLGQKRPLRLRKIHTLLRRDHGLDVSYDTLRRFVRKELGWRVKKTTVRLADTAPGEVAQVDFGLMGMLADADGRMRRLYALIITLAFSRYQFVWPSFEQSTEAVCAGLDAAWRFFGAMARVVLPDNMKAMVQEADELAPTLVPSFLDYVQTRGLFVDTARVQSPKDKARVENQVPYVRESWFDGESFCGLEDARLAAERWCRDVAGARVHGTTCEVPREVFEEKERPAMKPAPTSPFDVPHWTDAKVHPDHHIQVLRSLYSVPTRWVGKVVRVRADRKTVKVYAGTEMVKMHGRVAPGKRSTDPSDYPVGKGTIATRDIASLVATAKKSGEHIGIYAERLLAVPLPWTRMRLVYGLLRLCRKYGDGRVEAVCQSALAFDVVDVRRITRMLEQAQKPMLPSSDGDRKVIRLEPPRFARSIEHFATRGAIKGSKDGAK, via the coding sequence ATGATGGACGTGAAAGAGATGCTTCGGCGCCGCGCGGCGAAGCAGAGTGCGCGCGAGATCGCACGTGAGACGGGAATCGATCGAAAGACGGTGGCACGCTACTTCGCCGCGGCGGCGACGTTGCCATTGCCAACGGACCGAGAAGCGACGGACGACGAGATCCACGAGGTCGCGCAGCGTGTGCAAGCGCGGCCCGTGGTGGATGCGAGCACGCAGTGGAAGCGGGTGGAAGCGCACCGAATCCGTATCGAGTATTGGCTCGGGCAGAAACGCCCGCTTCGCCTCCGGAAGATCCACACACTCCTTCGGCGCGATCACGGGCTCGACGTAAGTTACGACACGCTTCGGCGATTCGTTCGCAAGGAGCTTGGATGGCGCGTCAAAAAGACCACGGTGCGCCTGGCCGATACTGCGCCGGGAGAGGTCGCGCAGGTGGACTTCGGCCTGATGGGGATGCTCGCAGATGCCGATGGCCGAATGCGACGCTTGTACGCGCTGATCATCACGCTGGCCTTCAGCCGCTATCAGTTCGTGTGGCCTTCGTTCGAGCAGTCCACGGAGGCCGTGTGCGCAGGACTGGACGCGGCGTGGCGATTTTTCGGAGCCATGGCCCGCGTGGTGTTGCCCGACAATATGAAGGCGATGGTGCAAGAGGCGGACGAGCTTGCGCCAACTCTCGTGCCTTCGTTTCTCGACTACGTGCAAACGCGCGGGCTGTTCGTCGACACCGCGCGCGTGCAGTCGCCCAAGGACAAGGCGCGGGTCGAAAACCAAGTGCCGTATGTTCGCGAAAGTTGGTTCGACGGTGAATCGTTCTGCGGGCTCGAGGATGCTCGCCTCGCGGCGGAGCGCTGGTGCCGCGACGTCGCGGGCGCGCGCGTGCACGGCACGACGTGCGAGGTGCCGCGCGAAGTGTTCGAAGAGAAGGAGCGGCCGGCCATGAAGCCCGCGCCGACGAGTCCTTTCGACGTGCCGCATTGGACCGATGCCAAGGTTCATCCCGATCATCACATCCAAGTGCTTCGCTCCCTCTACAGCGTGCCGACGCGTTGGGTCGGCAAGGTGGTGCGCGTCCGCGCCGATCGCAAGACGGTGAAGGTCTACGCCGGCACGGAGATGGTGAAGATGCACGGGCGCGTTGCGCCCGGAAAGCGCTCCACCGATCCGAGCGACTACCCGGTGGGCAAAGGCACCATCGCTACGCGCGATATTGCATCGCTCGTCGCGACGGCCAAGAAGTCAGGAGAGCACATTGGGATCTACGCAGAGCGCCTCTTGGCAGTGCCATTGCCCTGGACGCGGATGCGATTGGTCTACGGCCTCTTGCGTCTGTGCCGGAAGTACGGAGATGGCCGTGTCGAAGCGGTCTGCCAGAGTGCACTCGCATTCGACGTCGTCGACGTTCGGCGCATCACTCGAATGCTCGAGCAGGCACAGAAGCCGATGCTGCCGTCGAGCGACGGCGACCGTAAGGTGATCCGACTCGAGCCTCCGCGCTTCGCGCGCAGCATCGAGCACTTCGCGACGCGCGGCGCGATCAAAGGCAGCAAGGATGGTGCAAAATGA
- a CDS encoding ATP-binding protein, giving the protein MTAPIDPELIAVLKRLRLGRIALTLPERLVLAEKQSMSHEELLLLVLTDEIARREASATDNRVRAAELHPDMRLELWDKTAKVSFDKRLLATLTSLRFLEEHQHVVILGSVGVGKTFLSNALGHIACKHGYGVRFLRADAMLKLLKQSRLDNSRDAEMAALTSVDLLILDDFALDAMSKEESKDVYQLFLERTGRASMIVTSNRDTAEWLAMFDDVLLAQSAVDRFKNAAYDFVVEGESYRPRLKPQLDPDTKELVSPRNKPPVNPRSRRRR; this is encoded by the coding sequence ATGACTGCGCCGATCGATCCCGAGCTGATTGCCGTGCTCAAACGTCTTCGGCTTGGAAGAATCGCACTCACGCTTCCGGAGCGGCTCGTACTCGCCGAAAAGCAATCGATGTCCCACGAGGAGCTTCTTCTGCTAGTCCTCACCGACGAGATCGCGCGCAGGGAGGCGAGTGCGACGGACAATCGCGTGCGCGCCGCGGAGCTCCATCCCGACATGCGTCTCGAGCTCTGGGACAAGACCGCAAAGGTCTCCTTCGACAAGCGGCTGCTCGCGACGCTGACGAGTCTGCGCTTCTTGGAAGAGCACCAGCACGTAGTGATTCTCGGGTCCGTTGGCGTGGGGAAGACATTCCTCTCGAATGCGCTCGGACACATCGCGTGCAAGCATGGCTACGGCGTGCGCTTCCTGCGTGCCGACGCGATGCTGAAGCTCCTGAAACAGAGTCGGCTCGACAACTCACGTGACGCGGAGATGGCCGCACTCACCTCCGTCGATTTATTGATTCTGGATGATTTTGCATTGGACGCGATGAGCAAAGAGGAGAGCAAAGACGTCTATCAACTCTTCCTCGAGCGCACGGGCCGTGCGTCGATGATCGTGACATCGAATCGCGACACGGCCGAATGGCTCGCGATGTTCGACGACGTCTTGCTCGCGCAGAGCGCTGTCGATCGTTTCAAGAATGCGGCTTACGATTTCGTCGTCGAAGGCGAATCGTATCGACCGCGCCTGAAACCGCAGCTCGATCCCGACACGAAGGAGCTCGTGTCTCCGCGCAATAAGCCTCCGGTGAATCCTCGCAGTCGACGTCGACGCTAA
- a CDS encoding AAA family ATPase, with the protein MNVTTIVSRPTAAPKPPSRMVYANVTKGVLERPMKILIYGEAGFAKSSFAAHAPRPIWLGGENGSDHLPVARYPDPQSYEEVVEAIRDARQHRDKHDTFVFDPLGFFEPFVEEKVRRDNGWATLEEPGYGRGPQAVFDQWRVLLHEIEQLYYAGMHIVIIAHADKKTETSPDVETFDKYVIALKNQKAAHLLDRWCDYVLFVQQRIWTTKGKDKRFRGTTDGSLVMHATAMPYFRAKSRPALPGTLPVSWRAFMEARAAVSTRKKDLRSRVDELLLELNDESAAQQALDYIAEAPDDDTSRLEEVVNVLANEIAKKDTQT; encoded by the coding sequence ATGAATGTCACGACCATTGTGAGCAGGCCGACGGCGGCGCCGAAACCGCCGTCGCGTATGGTGTACGCAAACGTCACGAAGGGCGTCCTCGAGAGGCCCATGAAAATTCTGATCTACGGCGAGGCCGGCTTCGCGAAGAGTTCATTCGCTGCGCATGCCCCCAGGCCGATTTGGTTGGGTGGAGAGAATGGGTCGGATCATCTTCCCGTTGCGCGGTACCCCGATCCCCAGAGCTACGAGGAGGTGGTCGAGGCGATTCGCGATGCACGACAACATAGAGACAAGCACGATACGTTCGTCTTCGACCCTCTTGGTTTCTTCGAACCATTCGTAGAGGAAAAGGTTCGTCGCGACAACGGTTGGGCCACCCTCGAAGAGCCCGGGTACGGCCGGGGCCCCCAAGCGGTCTTTGACCAGTGGCGCGTGCTTCTGCATGAAATCGAGCAGCTCTATTACGCGGGGATGCACATCGTCATCATTGCACACGCCGATAAGAAAACGGAGACAAGTCCAGATGTAGAGACGTTCGACAAGTATGTTATTGCGCTGAAGAATCAGAAGGCGGCTCACCTCCTTGATCGATGGTGCGACTACGTCCTGTTCGTTCAACAGAGGATCTGGACGACGAAGGGGAAGGATAAACGTTTTCGCGGCACGACAGACGGCTCGCTCGTGATGCACGCGACTGCAATGCCGTATTTCCGGGCGAAGTCCCGTCCCGCCCTTCCGGGAACGCTGCCCGTGTCGTGGCGCGCGTTTATGGAGGCGCGTGCCGCCGTCTCAACGCGAAAGAAAGACCTTCGAAGTCGGGTGGATGAACTTCTCCTCGAGCTCAATGACGAGAGCGCCGCGCAGCAGGCGCTCGACTACATCGCAGAGGCCCCCGACGACGACACGTCGCGCCTCGAAGAAGTTGTGAACGTGCTCGCCAACGAAATTGCCAAAAAGGACACGCAAACATGA
- a CDS encoding PD-(D/E)XK nuclease family protein, with translation MSNRRLPIISTSEVRTFNSCRRKHHLAYRIRIRPVVKARPLQLGTISHVGLEVWWKTVNLALAIDAMREHARRELEERGIDTDPFDLAMAVALMTGYDARWRAEPIEVLAVEAEFETDIIDPTTGAASLDYRLGGKIDAILRYSADGRVLICEHKTTSEDITGGSPYMRRLRIDSQISNYLVGARALGFAPEGCLWDVIRKPTLRPYKKTAEIKYRKDGEPCANQRLRDETPGEYEARLIEEITSNPEKYFARVEVIRLASEEEEASLDLWQTAGEMRGVERSRRYRRNSDACVMYRRACDYLPICSGEIDIDDPRFRVAEKAHEELETMEDEAA, from the coding sequence ATGAGCAACCGGCGGCTTCCGATTATCAGTACGAGCGAAGTGCGAACCTTCAACTCCTGTCGAAGAAAGCATCATTTAGCCTATCGCATCCGCATTCGTCCGGTGGTCAAGGCGCGCCCGCTGCAGCTCGGAACGATCTCTCACGTCGGCTTGGAGGTCTGGTGGAAGACGGTAAACCTCGCGCTTGCGATCGATGCCATGCGCGAGCATGCGCGGAGGGAGCTCGAAGAGCGCGGCATCGATACCGATCCATTTGACCTGGCAATGGCCGTTGCGCTCATGACGGGATACGATGCCCGCTGGCGAGCGGAGCCCATCGAAGTGCTCGCCGTCGAGGCTGAGTTCGAGACCGACATCATCGACCCTACGACTGGCGCGGCGTCACTGGACTACCGACTCGGCGGCAAAATCGACGCCATACTCCGATACTCCGCCGACGGTCGTGTGCTGATCTGCGAACACAAGACGACGTCGGAAGATATTACGGGGGGCTCTCCCTATATGCGACGACTTCGCATCGACTCCCAGATAAGCAACTACCTGGTGGGCGCTCGCGCGCTCGGCTTCGCGCCGGAAGGCTGCCTGTGGGATGTGATCAGGAAGCCAACCCTCCGCCCGTACAAAAAAACCGCCGAAATCAAGTACCGAAAAGATGGCGAGCCGTGCGCCAACCAGCGCCTACGGGACGAAACCCCCGGAGAATATGAAGCTCGGCTGATTGAGGAAATTACGAGCAACCCCGAAAAGTACTTTGCCCGAGTTGAGGTCATTCGATTGGCCTCCGAAGAGGAGGAGGCTTCCCTCGACCTGTGGCAGACCGCGGGCGAAATGCGCGGAGTGGAACGCTCTCGCCGATATCGACGCAACAGTGATGCATGCGTAATGTATCGACGGGCCTGCGACTACCTTCCGATTTGCTCCGGGGAGATCGATATCGACGACCCTCGCTTCCGAGTGGCTGAAAAGGCGCACGAGGAGCTCGAGACCATGGAGGATGAGGCGGCATGA